The DNA segment GTCGATTACTTCAATAACCTTTCTATTGAAATCTGTTTTAGTTTCAAATTCTCCAATATTTCTAAATAAAGAAAGTGCATGCTTTGTGCCTGACCAAGCTCTAAAATCTTTGGCAGTAAAATCTTGCTCAGTAATTTGCTTCAAGTAATTGTTTACATCAGTTGAACTAATAGTGTGATGACTACCGTCTTTATCATAATACTGGAATAAATCATAGCCTGGAATGTCCTTGCATTTTTTTACTAGATTAGCAAGTTTTCTGCTTTTTAGATCTATTTGATGCTTAACACCTTTCTTGCCAATAAACTCAAAAGTAACTGTGCTATTTTCAATTTGTACGTGCTTATCTCGCAGAGTTGTCAGTCCAAAAGATCCGTACAACTTTTTGTATGCATCGTTGCCAATTCTGATATTAGTGTCTTCCATCAACCGAATTACAAGAGCTATTACTTTCTCATAACAGAGATCTTTTCGACTCAAATCTTTATCAACTTGCTCGCGTATTTTTGGCAGAGCCAAGGCGAAGGAGCGAAGTCGATAAAATTTAGATTGGTTTCGCATCTTGTTCCAATGAGGATGGTAGCGATATTGCTTTCGACCTTTTGAATCAATTCCGGTTGCTTGAAGATGTGAATTTTCGTATTTAGAAATCCACACATCTTGCCACGCTGGAGGAAGGACAAGAGTTCTGAAACGCTCTAGCAACTCTTTGTCTGTAACAAGCTCGCCATCAGCATCAAAGTACTTAAAATTTTTGCCGGAAGCTTTTCTAGAATAGCCTCCAACAGAATTGGCAGCATATCTCAAACCCACCGCCTTCGCGGTAAGTTTGGGATCGCTGCCAATTTTTTCTAATTTAGCTTGTAGCCTATTCATAACAAACTATTCTTCTTCTCTACCTTTTATGGTTAGTTCGTGTAGCGTACGAGTTGCGCTTTTTTCTCCAAAAGCCATATCACCAGCTACAAACACGCCAAGTTCTCCTTTATCAGACTTAATTCCATATACGGTTGCTTCATCTCCTGGATCACTTTGCCCTTCATACCTGTAGATGTGCATAATTTCATAATTATTTGGACATTCTAAAATATCGTTTTCTTTCAAATTGTAGTCAACTGTATAGCCTTTGGCTTTTAATTCTTCTAAGGCTTTTGATACGGTTGCATAATGATACATGTGGCTCATAATAATAGTTTTTTAATAGTTTGGTTTTTTTGTCTATTTGGTAAAAACTAAAGTACTCTATTTCTCAACTGTTTTATAACAAGAAAATGTTAAAGTAAAAAATTGCTAGTTTCAGCAACAGCAAAAAAATAACCTTATCTTTGCCGCAGCAGACCGCCTTATCGCCGATTTGAATATTCAGAAAGGAGGAAAGTCCGGACACCACAGAGAAGCATAGCGGGTAACACCCGTCGGGTCATTTTTTCATTGAAAAATTGATTTAGGACAAGTGCAACAGAAAGTATGTACAGGTAATGCTGTAGTGAAAACAGGTAAACTCTATGCGGTGAAATACCAAGTATATCAGCATTTAAGGGCGTCTCGTTCGTTGTTGAAGGGTAGGTAGTTTGAGCTTGCAAGCAATTGCAAGTCTAGATAAATGATAAGGTATCGGTAGTAATACTGAGAACAGAATCCGGCTTACAGGTCTGCTTTTTTTATAATAATGGTGATAATAATCGAGCAGTTTGCTCTAATAATCCTTGCCATTTTCCTCTCTCGTTCCATCTTTGCACATCAATTTTTTCTGAATTAAGCAGATCTTGGTAAAAGATATCAGTCATTTTATTTGCTATTTCACTATCGAAAATAACTGCATTTACTTCGAAATTAAGTTCAAAACTGCGCTGATCCATATTGGCAGTTCCAACGATAGAAACCTGTTTGTCAATAACCATTGTTTTGGCATGTAGAAATCCTTTTTGATATAAATAAATTTCAACCCCGGCATCCAACAATATTCCGTAATAGGAACTAGCAGCTAAATTTACAATTTTAGAATCTGAGATTCCCGGTACTAGAAGTTTTACAGAAACTCCACTCAAAGCAGCCGTTATTAACGCATTCTTTATAGAATTTCCTGGAATAAAATAAGGACTGGCGATTAACAATTCTTCTTTGGCCAACTGAATTGTTTGCAAAAGTGAAAACATCACCGATGGTCGGTCAGAATCTGGGCCACTACCAACAATTTGAACTAATTTATTT comes from the Flavobacterium ardleyense genome and includes:
- a CDS encoding DNA topoisomerase IB, whose amino-acid sequence is MNRLQAKLEKIGSDPKLTAKAVGLRYAANSVGGYSRKASGKNFKYFDADGELVTDKELLERFRTLVLPPAWQDVWISKYENSHLQATGIDSKGRKQYRYHPHWNKMRNQSKFYRLRSFALALPKIREQVDKDLSRKDLCYEKVIALVIRLMEDTNIRIGNDAYKKLYGSFGLTTLRDKHVQIENSTVTFEFIGKKGVKHQIDLKSRKLANLVKKCKDIPGYDLFQYYDKDGSHHTISSTDVNNYLKQITEQDFTAKDFRAWSGTKHALSLFRNIGEFETKTDFNRKVIEVIDSVSSKLGNTRSVCKKYYVHPSVIASYESGSIAKYTEECIEKSNGLEMDEELLLHLLENEKIAEALV